The proteins below come from a single Streptomyces spongiicola genomic window:
- a CDS encoding urease accessory protein UreD has protein sequence MAEAPAGPEQPAGHPHGVRAAARVHAAYNGRTTVLPQLRSDGPFHLRRMRTDGRSAKVGIIGAMSAPLGGDRLAIDVTVGDRAALTVTTAAATLALRGPTSAPAHYDVRITAGEHSGLRWLPQPLISSAGSNLRQTYTVELAATSRLLLREEQLLGRADEEPGHLVSRLLVHRAGRPLLDQQTAYGDPEPGWDGPAVLHEHRAVGQLLLVRPNTDPHRGPVLLRGGSRRGHAVLAPLANGPALLATAVAPTSSALRELLDEALAHALRT, from the coding sequence GTGGCCGAAGCCCCCGCAGGCCCCGAGCAGCCTGCCGGGCACCCGCACGGGGTCCGGGCGGCGGCCCGCGTCCACGCCGCGTACAACGGACGCACCACCGTCCTTCCGCAACTCCGCAGCGACGGCCCGTTCCACCTCCGGCGCATGCGCACCGACGGTAGGTCCGCCAAGGTCGGGATCATCGGCGCGATGAGCGCTCCCCTGGGCGGCGACCGGCTCGCCATCGACGTCACCGTCGGGGACCGGGCCGCCCTGACGGTCACCACGGCAGCCGCCACACTCGCCCTGCGCGGCCCCACCTCCGCACCAGCCCACTACGACGTACGGATCACCGCCGGCGAGCACTCCGGCTTGCGCTGGCTCCCCCAGCCGCTGATCAGCTCGGCCGGCAGCAACCTCCGGCAGACCTACACCGTCGAACTCGCCGCGACCTCGCGGCTGTTGCTGAGGGAGGAGCAGCTCCTGGGCCGGGCCGACGAGGAACCGGGCCACCTCGTCAGCCGGCTCCTGGTCCACCGCGCCGGAAGACCGCTGCTCGACCAGCAGACGGCGTACGGGGACCCGGAGCCCGGCTGGGACGGCCCAGCGGTGCTGCACGAGCACCGCGCCGTCGGCCAACTCCTGCTCGTCAGGCCGAATACGGACCCCCACCGCGGCCCCGTCCTCCTCCGCGGAGGCTCCCGACGCGGGCATGCCGTCCTCGCACCGCTGGCCAACGGCCCGGCGCTGCTCGCCACCGCCGTCGCCCCGACCTCCTCGGCCCTGCGGGAGCTACTCGACGAAGCCCTCGCACACGCCCTCCGGACGTAG